A portion of the Streptomyces sp. YPW6 genome contains these proteins:
- a CDS encoding TerD family protein yields the protein MTVNMTKGQAISLEKTDGGTLTAVRMGLGWQAAPRRGLFGSRTREVDLDASAVLFADKQPVDVVFFRHLVSDDGSVKHTGDNLVGGAGSGGDDEAILVDLQRVPVHIDQIVFTVNSFTGQTFQEVQNAFCRIVDETNGQELARYTLDGGGQYTAQIMAKVHRAGSGWKMTALGNPANGRTFQDLMPSILPHL from the coding sequence GTGACGGTCAATATGACCAAGGGGCAGGCCATCAGCCTGGAGAAGACCGACGGGGGGACCCTGACCGCGGTACGCATGGGGCTCGGCTGGCAGGCGGCTCCGCGCCGTGGCCTGTTCGGTTCGCGCACCCGTGAGGTCGACCTGGACGCCTCGGCGGTGCTCTTCGCCGACAAGCAGCCCGTCGACGTCGTGTTCTTCCGCCACCTCGTCAGCGACGACGGCTCGGTCAAGCACACCGGTGACAACCTGGTCGGCGGGGCCGGCTCCGGCGGCGACGACGAGGCGATCCTCGTCGACCTCCAGCGCGTCCCGGTCCACATCGACCAGATCGTCTTCACGGTGAACTCCTTCACCGGGCAGACGTTCCAGGAGGTCCAGAACGCCTTCTGCCGCATCGTCGACGAGACCAACGGCCAGGAGCTCGCCCGGTACACGCTCGACGGCGGCGGCCAGTACACCGCCCAGATCATGGCGAAGGTGCACCGCGCGGGCAGCGGCTGGAAGATGACGGCCCTCGGGAACCCGGCCAACGGCCGCACCTTCCAGGACCTGATGCCGTCGATCCTTCCGCACCTGTAG